The following proteins are encoded in a genomic region of Streptomyces gobiensis:
- the resB gene encoding cytochrome c biogenesis protein ResB — translation MSTAPRDDAERPLGTRLGPLGWLRWTWRTLTSMRTALILLLLLSLAAIPGSLVPQDSGQPSEAAAFRADHPTLTPVYEKLGLFDVYASPWFAAVYLLLFLSLGGCILPRCLQFARTLRARPPTPPRRLDRMPEHTRWTSPTSPDEALEAARRALRRRRFRLRMEKAGAGGSGGAVSGEKGYLREAGNLLFHLALFGLLVALAVGGLFGSTGQVLVVEGDSFTNARTQYDDFQPAKLDSSDELPAFSFRLEEFTGKYQLSGPQRGTPTFFQARVRASKTVGGPEREVTIRVNDPMEVGGSKVYLVGHGYAPVVTVRDGKGDVAWSGPVPFLPQDAFVRSTGVVKVPDARDHDGKPTQLGFTGLFLPTVNLSADGWSSVYPGAANPALVLTAYHGDLGMESDFGQSVYQLDTSRMTQFTKKDGSPFAKGLRPGDKMTLPDGAGSLTFDGLKEWASFQVATNPSNGTALWSSIAAGLGLTASLFIRRRRLWIRIRPASGSGSQIEVAGLERTASAQLAKEVAHLTAELRRALPPTDSATPQPQYQEHP, via the coding sequence ATGTCCACTGCCCCCCGGGACGATGCCGAACGCCCGCTCGGCACCCGGCTCGGCCCACTCGGGTGGCTGCGCTGGACCTGGCGCACCCTCACCTCGATGCGCACCGCGCTGATCCTGCTCCTGCTGCTGAGCCTCGCCGCGATCCCCGGCTCTCTGGTCCCGCAGGACTCCGGCCAGCCGTCCGAAGCCGCCGCGTTCCGCGCCGACCACCCCACCCTCACACCCGTCTACGAGAAGCTGGGGCTGTTCGACGTCTACGCATCCCCCTGGTTCGCCGCGGTCTACCTGCTGCTGTTCCTCTCACTGGGAGGCTGCATCCTGCCGCGCTGCCTGCAGTTCGCCAGAACATTGCGGGCCAGGCCGCCGACCCCTCCCCGCCGACTGGACCGCATGCCGGAACACACCCGGTGGACCAGTCCCACCTCCCCCGACGAGGCCCTGGAGGCAGCCCGCCGCGCCCTACGCCGACGACGCTTCCGGCTGCGTATGGAGAAGGCCGGCGCCGGTGGGTCCGGGGGCGCGGTGTCGGGCGAGAAGGGCTACCTCCGCGAGGCGGGCAACCTGCTGTTCCACCTCGCCCTGTTCGGGCTCCTGGTGGCCCTGGCCGTCGGCGGGCTGTTCGGTTCGACCGGCCAGGTGCTCGTCGTGGAGGGCGACAGCTTCACCAACGCACGCACCCAGTACGACGACTTCCAGCCGGCCAAGCTGGACTCCTCGGACGAGCTCCCTGCCTTCAGCTTCCGCCTGGAGGAGTTCACCGGCAAGTACCAGCTCAGCGGACCGCAACGCGGCACTCCGACCTTCTTCCAGGCCCGTGTGCGGGCCAGCAAGACCGTGGGCGGCCCCGAGCGCGAGGTCACCATCCGGGTGAACGACCCTATGGAGGTCGGCGGGTCCAAGGTCTACCTGGTCGGTCACGGCTACGCGCCCGTGGTGACGGTACGTGACGGAAAGGGTGACGTCGCCTGGTCCGGGCCGGTGCCCTTCCTCCCACAGGACGCCTTCGTCCGATCCACCGGAGTGGTCAAGGTCCCCGACGCGCGGGACCACGACGGCAAGCCCACCCAGCTCGGCTTCACCGGACTGTTCCTGCCCACCGTCAATCTCTCCGCAGACGGCTGGTCCTCCGTCTATCCCGGAGCCGCCAACCCGGCCCTCGTGCTCACCGCCTACCACGGCGACCTCGGCATGGAATCGGACTTCGGGCAGAGCGTCTACCAACTCGACACCAGCCGGATGACCCAGTTCACCAAGAAGGACGGATCTCCCTTCGCCAAGGGTCTCCGCCCCGGCGACAAGATGACCCTGCCTGACGGTGCCGGCTCACTCACCTTCGACGGGCTCAAGGAGTGGGCCAGCTTCCAGGTGGCCACCAACCCCAGCAACGGCACCGCCCTGTGGAGCTCGATCGCCGCCGGCCTGGGCCTGACCGCCTCGCTGTTCATCCGCCGACGCCGCCTGTGGATCCGCATCCGTCCCGCCTCCGGTTCGGGCAGCCAGATCGAGGTCGCCGGCCTGGAGCGGACCGCATCCGCTCAGCTCGCCAAGGAAGTCGCGCACCTCACCGCCGAACTGCGCCGCGCGCTCCCACCAACCGACTCCGCTACGCCGCAACCGCAGTATCAGGAGCATCCGTGA